The Bos taurus isolate L1 Dominette 01449 registration number 42190680 breed Hereford chromosome 27, ARS-UCD2.0, whole genome shotgun sequence genome includes the window CCCTACAAAAGCCCTAAATAGGTACGAGGCACCCACCCAACTCCCAtaaatatccttcagaatggtGAGCCTTTAATTCATGGACAGGCAGCATAGGAAAGTGATTCTTAGATACTCCAGCATAACTGATGGCATTTTTCATTCTTACATATTGCTTCTCTCTTGTTTTTGCTTCTAAGTCTTTTTCAGGGTCTAACCACCTTCTGGCCCAATTATCATCAGATCCCATTGCCAGAATGAATCATCCCCAGTTCAATATCCTTTCCTGTATTTCACTCTGGACCATAGCTTCCCTAAGTGACTTAAACTCTAAGAAATGCATAATGAGTTTACAACATAATCACTTGAAACATCTGCATGTTGAAAAAAAAGTCTGACTGCTCGAACTTTCTAACATTGCATCCATCGTGGCATCACTTCCCCAGAGTCTCTTTGTTCCAGTTGTCCTCTTTGACACTATGCTTCCCAGTAACTCAGGGAGCAGCAAGGTGCAGATCGCATTTCCCAGACCCCTTTGCTGATTCGCTTCAAGGATGGACTCTCCAGGGAGAGTTGGAGCTTGGAGAAGGGGGATGGACTTCCTCACTTTTGTTCCTGTCACTGTTGCTATAGCAACAATGGCTTGCATCCAGGAGCAACAGTGGCCTCCTGGGTCCACATTCTCACAGCGTTACAGAACCCATCTCACAATGTCCTCAAACAGGTGTCTGCAACAGCTAGTCGATGCCCCTTTCATAGACCTGAGGACTGACTCTGAAAGGTCTCCCCTTAACCGGCATGGCTGGGCTGCGTGCCCCCTCCTCCAAGGCCTGAGGACCACAGGCGTCCTCCCCTGGCTCCTGGCTTCCTCCATTTTGTTGTCTCACTGAGGGGTGATATCCACCGCCTGCAGTTGCTTCTGGGTTCCCTCGGCATTCTCTCTGAACAAATCCTGATGTAAGTCCCCTCTGTAAACCAAAGCACTACTCTGTTCTAATTGGCTGGATCCTGACTGACAGAACTGCTACCGCTATTGTTTCTCCTGCTGCCGTTACTGATACTATTGCTGTATCGTCCTAGAAATCTAGGTAACAGGTCTAGTtgcctgctaagtctcttcagtcatgcccaactctttgcaaccctatggactgtagcccaccaggctcctctgtccatggggttctctgggTCTAGTTACTTCACAATAAATGGACCAAAGGTAATGCAGACAACATCTTCTCACTGACAATTGGTACATCAAATAGGTGAAAAATACATTAAGACAGTAGAgtgggcttccctcctggctcagtggtaaaagatctgcctgccaatgcaggagacatgggttcaatccctgatccaggaagatcccatatgctgcagagcaactagcTGGTgcaccacaattattgagcctgtgctctagagcctgggagccaaaaCTGCTGAGTCCACTTGCAgcaattgctgaagcctgagcacACTAGAGCCCATGCACCTCCAAAattagagaagccactgcaatgagaagcatgcacattgcaactagagagtagtccctgtttgccacaactagagacaagcccacacagcaatgaagactcagcacagccaaaaataaataaaaataaaaaaagactatAAAGCAACTAAAACAGCAATTTTAAAGGCAAAATGTGCAAACACTTTCAATTCTAGATATTATAAATGTGAAACAGAACTCAATTTCTATTTTCCATGTGACATAAAGAGGAACTGACCATGTCTTCATCCGCTGACTACTAAAAGTCATCAGTCCCCTGCTGGGAGGGTCTCCGCATAAGGGAACATAGCAGACAGCTCGGATATCCTGAATCTGGGAAACCCATGGCATCAGtttctgctttctcatctgtTGAGTTTCCACCACACCATGTACTTTTTTCCGTGGAGATTTCCTGTGAAAGACTGAGTTAAGTCTCTTTTGGATAGGCTCTACTAACCATGGAAAAACCGCAGGCCCAGGGGACACCATAAAAGCCCATGACCTGCCTGCCCAGCTATCGCCAGCTCGAGCCATACTGACGCTCCTTCCCTCCAACTGCTATTCCCCCATGAGGCTCCACCTGCTGCTCTCTGCACTCTTCTTCTTGACCCTCTTATCCCCAGGTAAGGTGGTGGCTGATTACCTGGGTCCACAGTTCAGAAAGCTGTTGGGAAGGTCAGACAAGACCCTGGAATCAGTCTTACAGATTCACAAACCTAATAAGATGACAACAGGGGAGGACGGTAGAGAGAACATTCCTTCGCCATTAGCTGAATGCTGGATGGCGTCACATTCAGCTTTATCCTTACTCTGTAGCTTGGGATGTCTAGGTGAGGCACAGTGACCCATTAGTAGGCAGGTAGATTGGAAAGGATTGGATTCCATCAGTATCTACCGTTATATCTATTCAGTAGGTCAGAAACAGATGGACAGAGACCTATCGACAGGATTTAGTGCAGAGGGTGCGTCCTGGGGAACTCTGTCCTGTAGGTTTGCCTCCTGAAGGAACTGACAAATCAGCATAATAATGAGCACAGCTCTCATTATGGGAGAGGTGTAGCCATGATTATAGAAGTaggatgaacatttttaaaatctgaactaGACATCtttgcaaagtgaaagaagcacTTATCACTGTATCAGAACTAAGGCATAACCCAGACCTGTCTCATTTAAACTGGCCACTGGGCCACGCTACATAAATGGCACGGACCCAGAAGAGGGTTTCAGAAAGAGAATTAGAGTCCCTAGGAAGAGATTTCTGAGAAGATCAAGCCTGGTCCACCTTTTAGGAAGGGCTTCTTATGTGAagtagcacacacacagagtaggTACCTcaacacccactccagtgttcttgcctggagaatcccagggacagggaagcctggtgggctgttgtctctggggtcgcacagagtcagacacgactgaagcgacttagcagcagcagcagcagcagcaggtacctcAACATAAATCTGGAGGCAGTTAGGAGGATAACAGAGTTTGGAATACTAGTGCATGTGTGACGTGGGAAGAAAATGATTGGGCTGGGAAATGGAGACAGTCACATGAAATGTGAGACTCTGTGACCTTAAATTCTTAGGGCAAAGAATAAATATAAGACCTTTGAGAGGTGCCCGAAAGACTGTAAGACAAACCATCCACGCTGCTATCTCTGTGGCCTCATTCCCCCTCTGTGGTAGGTCCTTACACCTTTGGATTTTAGTTACTTGGCTTTCTTTGAGAACCCAGATCACTGAGGGGCTCTTAAAAATATGATCTATAAGTtcccgtggctcagatcataaagaatccacctgcaatgtgggagacctaggtttggtccctgggttgggaagatcccctggaggagggcatgacaacccactccagtgttcttgcctggagaatcccatggacagaggtgcctggctggctacaggccatggggtcacaaagagtcagacacgactgagtgactaagcatgcacacattaaTTACTCAGCTTGCTTTCTttgtcaaggcaagaatatatttatttgctcATATGGGTGATTCCCATACCTTTAGTCTGTGAAGGTCCAAATatgttatttttccattaactTGTACTCACAGTATCTTACCTTCCTGGTCTTCTTTCATAATAAAATTCTTTGCTTGTACTCAGTTTGCCATGTTCTTACAGTCTCAGTTGAGAATGTGTTTCTGCAGCCATCCAAAGCTACCGCTCTAAACCTCTCCTCTTCTTTATCTCAGTTCCTGGATTCCAGTCTTAACCAAACAGCAATGTGCAAAACCCAAGAGTCAGTCCCTGCGTTCAGACTGGTGATCACAGCATTGACCTTCCAGGAAACCCTCCACCTACCCAGTTGACCAATACAGAGGGCCCACTGCTCAAGCTTCAGTTCACAGacttttttccttaaagaagGAAGTATTTTAGGAAATCGACCTATCATTTTCAAGAatagaaatatttcaaagataTTCTTCAGGGTCCGTTTATTTCTACAATAGCAGTCACTTGAAGCACTGAACCTATAATCTTGGCCAGAGTTTAAATCTTTCTTGAACCCTGATCGTGTTTGGTTTGTGTCTTTCAGTTATTCCTCAGTTTCTGATGCATTGATGATACCCTGTGATTTCTGGCACCCCTACAGATTCTTTTCAAATGTTACTTGTATCATTCCCATGGCAGTGGGGGAGATACTGAAGGAAGGGTTCAAGTAATCATTGACTTTCCTTCTTATGACTTATGGCATGGCTCAAAAATTTCAGAGCTATATTCATATAGTATTGACTGGACATTCTTCTCTTCTTTATGATTTTCATGGGATTGAGCCTAGTATTTTACTATGAAACATTATCTGGATTTTTTGTGTGCAGACAAACTTTAACTTGGTTAAGGCCAaacttttcctatttaaaaaataatgtttatcagGTGTCAatgttgattttcttttccaCTCTTCCCTTCAAATACATATTTAAGTTACTTGATCAAGTGGGAATATTGTCTATGCAACTCTGTTACAGTAAACAGGAACATCACCACCAAAGTTTAATCAGAAAATACTGACTTATCATCCTTAGCTAGGAATGGCTTTGACAGGCAAGCATAAAACAACTAATGTGATGATACTAAAAACTCCATCCAATATTAAATGGACCTTGCATTATTTCTTGAGTGGTAAAATCTTGACACTATGAAAATTCTCAAGACACAGGTGAGTCCAACTGAAGCTGTTAACTGTCTGTTTCCTAACTCCAGCTCTAGGTGGATTTTCCACTAGAAAGCCTGTTTATTTAGTTCTGCCACTAGAAAGCTACTTAGTAAATTAACTTTTCTACTGTATAAGTCACCAGGAGGAAATAATGGTTTGGACACAATGACCAATTTTCAGCTTTCTAATAccctttactttttaaagatataattgaAAGGATCATTTAGCATGTCCAGAAATTTAAATTTCCTCTGATACATTCCATGATGAAAATTTATTTGTCCCTTGACTTAGGTAGATCATATCtaacttggaaagaaaaaaataaattctactttCTGAGCTGATTGAAACATGAAGAGATTAAGAGGTTTTCTATTAGTTTAGAATGAACCAGTACCacatcttcccaggtggtgctatggtaaggaacctgccagccaatgcaggagatgtaagaaagactggtttaatccctgggtcaggaagatcccctggaaaagggagtggcaacccactccagtattcttgcctgaagaatcccatggacagaggagcctggccctcctgtagagtcacaaagaatcggacatgactgaagtgacttagcacatggcACATCTGAGTATCCACAGAGTTGTTTTTCCTGAAACCTCCCCCATCCCTTATCTAAATGGACTGGAGGAAATAGGAGGTGAAaatgccaaatattttaaaagaagcataAGCACAGAGAAGCTGATAGAAGAAAACTGCAATGTTAACTATATGGGTCTGCAAGCTTCCTATGACCTACAACCCCAGAATGATCTTGACCCAGTTTAATCAAAGTCATCTCATTTCTTATCAAACTTATTTTTTCCCAATATGTTCCATCCACACAGGTCTTTCTGTTCTTCAAATAAACTAAGCAAAGGACCTTGCTCCCTATAGACCTATCATACCCTCACGCGGATAACTACTTGTCCGTTTCATTTTCATCATTCACATCTCAGTTCAAATGCTATATCCTGAGAAAGCCTTTCTTGGTCCATTGTATCAACTCCATCCTCCAGACTATATCTGGCGTATTATTGTATTCTAACCACTTAACACTTTGTGAAATTATCTCGTCATTCTGTTTTTATATGGTAAACTTTTTCTCACTGCATATAAGTTGCTGTGAGAATAAGCACCATTTCTGCCATTTCCACTGTTCTATTGTTAGTACAAAGAAAAATGCCTAGTGAATAGAAGACACGGCAAATACTGGTTGAAGATCCGTATAAAGGAGTAAAATAATAAGGACATTGTGTATTTAGAACATACATTTTATCCATCCCTTTGTTGTTTCACTTCAACATTTaccaaagttatttttaaagcttaaacATATCAGGAGAGGAGGGGAGTTTGTCAGTATTTTGGCTCTTGGGTAAAAAGGCGATAGTGAATGTGATAGAGCAATTGGATGGACACTTTGTCCAGTTTCTTTCCTCCATGTAGAAATGCTCATGCTAGATCTCATCTAATCTCACACCTAGATTTACAGGTTTATAGTCCCTTCACGGGGTAATGACTTTAATGACTCTTCTTCTGCAGTAAGAAGTGGTATGGGTTCTGCACGAAACCACTGTCTCAATCTGGAAGGCATTTGCAGAAGAGACACCTGCAGAACAACAGAGGACATAATTGCCTACTGCCAAAGAAGGTGGAAGTGCTGTCGGTCGTGGTGGATCCTCATGCCAGTTCCAACGCCCGCTATCTATTCAGATTATGTAGAACCCATTAAGCCTAGGATAAAATGAAACTTGGAAAAGCATCAAAAATGAAACATGCTTGtgtctaaaaattttaaaatatacacaatgaacacTGCTGGCTTTATTGTCAACTTCTATCATCCcttgtcaataaaaataaataaccataTATTGATTTCAAATCAACCCGAATACTGCTTCTTTGAAACTCATTTCAatccaaaaaaatcttttttgaaagTAAGaaagattgagattgacatacatacacaacAGTGTGTAAAATAGCCAGTGGAAAGTTAttataaagcacaggaagctctacCAGGTGCTCTGCGATAACCTAGATGGGCAGGATGGAGGTcgggggagggaggtccaagaaggaggggatgtatgtatacatatagctcattcacttcattgtaccgcagaaacacaacattgtaaagcaattatacgccAAACAAAGCAtaataagaaaaagtaaagtCTATTTACATAAcaagttttcaaaaaaatttatctTAGGTAAAAAACCAACAGTTGCAAAAATGAAGATATCATTATATATGCAACATAACTAAATA containing:
- the LOC112444617 gene encoding beta-defensin 109-like; translation: MGTGSTNHGKTAGPGDTIKAHDLPAQLSPARAILTLLPSNCYSPMRLHLLLSALFFLTLLSPVRSGMGSARNHCLNLEGICRRDTCRTTEDIIAYCQRRWKCCRSWWILMPVPTPAIYSDYVEPIKPRIK